Genomic DNA from Bacteroidota bacterium:
CTCTTCGTCTCAACTTGGCTTCCGGCTGTGAGACGGTAGAAGTAGACGCCGCTCGGAAATCCGGCTGCATCGAAGAAAGCAGAATACCTGCCGGCGTGTTTCACTTCATCAACCAGCGTTGCCACTTCCCGACCTGACACATCGAACACCTTCAATGTCACATGTCCGACCGCTGAAAGCTGATAGCTGATTGCTGTTGTGGGGTTGAACGGGTTGGGATAATTTTGTTCAAGCCTGAATGCGCCCGGCGATGCTTCCTTATTCTCCACGTTCGTTGTAATCTCCGAAGAAGCAAGCGTGATTTTTGTTGACTGTCCGTTCGCGCTCGATGTGGTTCCCTGATAACCTGCGAGATAGAAATTCACCGTTCCGGTGCCGCTGGCCGGAGCAGTCCATTGAAATACGGCGGAGTCAACTGCGTGCGGGCTTGCATACACGCCGCCATCCGCGCCGGTGTACACCGCAGTGTTCGTTACTGTCCCGAATGTTCCCGCAACTGTTGTCGTGGTTCCGATGCGTGTCGTCGCGTTGAAATTGACCATGAGCGAGCCGCCATTCCGCTTTACCGTAATCGTGTAGGTATGCTGCGGCTGGTACGATGACGGGAAGCCC
This window encodes:
- a CDS encoding T9SS type A sorting domain-containing protein — translated: MKTLCVALVCCATIGFARNSYTGGYSGAPGRQTCASSCHGGTNGTLVVTGFPSSYQPQHTYTITVKRNGGSLMVNFNATTRIGTTTTVAGTFGTVTNTAVYTGADGGVYASPHAVDSAVFQWTAPASGTGTVNFYLAGYQGTTSSANGQSTKITLASSEITTNVENKEASPGAFRLEQNYPNPFNPTTAISYQLSAVGHVTLKVFDVSGREVATLVDEVKHAGRYSAFFDAAGFPSGVYFYRLTAGSQVETKRMMVVK